Part of the Zea mays cultivar B73 chromosome 4, Zm-B73-REFERENCE-NAM-5.0, whole genome shotgun sequence genome is shown below.
GAAGTCCGATTTGGCTATTCCCCTAGATCTACCTTTTTTGCTCGTCATGTTGTTCTTAGTTTGATGATTTGTTCTTAGATCTCTTGCTTTCGTCGCATCTGTGTATATCTCTTATTCTACTACTGTCGGCGACAAGTGTTTCTCATTTTAACCTTAACTCTAAGCCTAACCTACTATGTTCCCCTCTCTCTCGACTATCCTCGCTAAGATCCATGTTCTGCTCCACTCCTCCCTTAACCTCAAGCAACATCCCCTCTAGTGGCCCCTCGTCGGTGACTCTAGTGTTTTGGTCGGTAAGGTGAAGTTATTCCCCTAGATCTACTATTTCTGTGTCGTCATAatgttttattttgctttcttttTTCATTTATGtgtttcgaaggttgttgaggagCCAAAGACGTCGTGAGGAGTCAGCTAAGAATTCCTAGATGGACCTTGATTCAGCCGCTAAGGAGGCGGAGCATGAGACTGTGGATCACAATGGGCAACCTGATGGCATGGCGTTGTTTAGCAGTAATGTCAATGTTGCTATCGACATGTTTAAGCGTGTCCATAATTATATGTATTATGTTTTTTCTTGTATTAGTTTTTTGTATTTTTTATTTGTATTATTAATGAGGCTTACGAGCGCTACAACCCAGTTAGCCAACGGGCTTGAAGCTCTACACGACCCcgtttaaaggcactccttatcgTGTTTGGGCCCTGAGTGAGGCTCGTGGGTGGACACGACATAACCTGCCTATAGTTTCATGCCAATCTATCTTGGTTACCATTCGTGTCGGATCTAGCTGTGCCTAGTTCAGGATGCACGCCCATTTAGACATGCATAGGTGTTTGTGGCATGTCGGTACCTCGAAGCGAGTAGAATGTCTTGCTAATCTAGATAAAAAGAACTTAAGGTCCTATTTAGAGGTCAATATTTTTTATACTTTTGAAGTAATACTATGTTATTTAATTGCACTACAGTATTAGAAGCCAAAAAGATGCTTGGTTGTTATAGATAAAATATAGTTTTAAATATCATGGATTGCTTGAAACTGTGGTATTTTTGAAGCTTTGGAAACTCCGTCTAGGATCTTAGTTTTCTCTCTCTATGCACACTTTATCTTGAGTAAAGTACCACCAATCCCTAAACTTGTAGTGATGTATCATCCTGGTCTCTAAACTCTCAAAGCACATATTCAGCTCCATAAACTTGTGAAGCTGTATCCTCTAAACCCTCAGCATGCACATTCATCTAAATCCATAAACTTGTTTTTTGGTGTTATCACACATATTTAGAGACCGACAATATACTTACTCTTTTTATTTTCCCAATATAACTAAAAATATCTCCGCCGTTGTAATTACTATGATTTCACTAGCTAAGCTAATACTATAGTATTTATGTCATACACAATTATAAACTATGATATTTCAAAATTGTAATATTTTAAAAGTGTATTACCAAACAGAccttgaaaagaaaaagaagcactcTCGGTGCAAATATATTGGAGTGACTTAGAAATAAAACGAGGTTGTTAACGAAAAAAATCTTTCAACTTTAGGTGAGGGATATTGGAAATTGGTCGAAGAGAACCAGCAAATATGCCTTTTTACTTTGGAAGACATCTTTGAAAATTACTCGGCAACAACCGCGCCTTCTGTTTGGAAGACCACGTCGTCGTCGTTGTGCAAAAAATAATGCCGTCCCGGCTGGGCGGCAGCCAAAACCCAAAATGAACTGGGTTCCCCTAGCAGAGACTGCACAGTGCACAGGAGACCGGCGCGCCAGCGGAACGCGAAAGGCCGGGGCCCGGGCCATCAGGGCAACCAACTTTTTTGGATTTTAGCCTTTTTTGAGTTTTTTTTGCACAACTATGCCCTTtacagtttcatttcaaaaaatggacccttacctcggcgccgtcatcattggcgccgaggtaacacacatCGACGCCAGTACCATTGGCGCCAACTTTTCCTACGTGACAGCCGATGTGGCAAGTCccagggggtcggcgccatagatcttggcgccgacccccctTGACGGTGGGGTCCGGTGCTATCCAGGGGGGTCGgcaccaagatctatggcgccgaccccctaGGACTTGCCACATCGGCTGCCACGTAGGAAAAGTTGGCGTCAATTATGTTGGCGCCActatgtgttacctcggcgccaatgatgacggcgccgaggtaagggtccattttttgaaatgaaactacaAAGGGCATAATTGTGCAAAAGAAACCCTAAaagggctaaaatgcaaaaaagtTGGTTCAGGGCAACGACAATCCCCTCGCCGCCGCCTCGGCCTCTCTACCTTTCCACCTTTCCCACCCGCCGATTCACTCGCTCGCGCGGCCGCGACTCCAGCCTCCCCTAAATCCGCTCGCGCCCAGCGAGGAGGCGGGGTCGCAGCGAGCGAAGATTCCCTCCGAATCCTCTCCTCCAAAAACTTCCGATCCGCTTACGATGGCTACGCAGCAGCAGCACGCGGGGCCGGCGTCCGGGTCGGCGTCGGCGTCGAGCTCTAGCTCGGGGCTGCACCTTCCCGCCTCGCCCTCGGCCTTCGGGGACACCACCCACACCAAGGTTTTCGTGGGCGGTCTCGCCTGGGAGACCAACAGCGGCAGGCTCCGGCGCTTCTACGAGCGTTTCGGGGACATACTCGAGGCCGTCGTCATCACCGACCGCCACTCTGGCCGCTCCAAGGGATACGGATTCGTCGGTGCCTCTCGATTTCACTTCTTTTTCGCTGTTTTTTTTTTGGCTTCCCGTGTATGTGTGTGTGCGCGCTGGATGAGCTGTGAGGATGTGTTGGTTTTTTTGCTCTCCCTCCTTCCACAGGTGACATTCCGTGAAGCCGAGTCCGCGAGGAAGGCATGCGAGGACCCCACACCAGTGATCGACGGCAGGCGGGCCAATTGTAACCTGGCTTCGTTGGGTCGAGCCCAGCATCCCGTGCACCCTGGTAATGTTATACCCTTGTACTCTACCGAATAACGATTTGCAGTGTACGTTTCTCTTAATCCCATTTCGAAATACTATGTCAAAAGTATTTAATGCCAAGTTATAGATAATGTTTAATACACTGGATTATTGGTGTAAAAATGCGCCTTCCGAACTAAGTTAATTAACTGCATCATGGTGCAGTTACTTACTGTGGAGTGTGGAATCGTAATATCGTATTGTCCATTAATCACATCAATTAAGAAGCTAACGGGCTAAGCTTTCTTACCTTGGTTACTTTTTTTAAGCAACTGGCAGGAGTTTTGCCTTTCAATTAAGAAGAAAGAGTTATCGCTCTATTGTTTTGACCAAACTGTTGTTTTCTTACCTTGGTTACCACCACCAAATTATTGATCTAACTTAAAACAATACTGAACAAGCATTTATGTTAACAATAGTGCCTATATATTAATTGTGATTGATGCATCATGCATGTGGACTTTGCTGTTCATATTTTTACTTACTCCCATTATTACTAATTACTACATGCTTATTCTCTGAATTATACGATTTGGTTAGGTGGTTAGCACTTCTCAGGTCCTGAGTTTGACTTCCGTGGAGCGAATTTTAGGTTGTAGTTAAAAAATTCCCCTCGTCTATCCCACACCAAAGTACACGTAAGGCCCGGCCTCGGtcgcggtcgttctcacatgggctacggtgtcgctgtgtatgggtgggacAGTGGTTCGGGGTTTCGaccttcttcttaatataatgttgTGGGGGCAGTCTTACCCCCAcaggtcgagttttttttatTCTCGGAGTTATATGATGAGCAAATATATTTTCTTCTGGTTGTATAAACACTCACTCTTCTGGAAGTTACCATGTTTATATGCCTTTCAACGTTGGCAATACGGTGCCGCTATGTATGGGTGGGGCAGTGGCTCGGGGTTTTgacctcttcttaatataatgatgtggGGGCGGTCTTACCCCggcaggtcgagttttttttatTCTCGGAGTTATATGATGAGCAAAATTATTTTCTTCCGGTTGTATAAATATTCACTCTTCTGGAAGTTACCGTGTTTATATGCGTTTCAACGTTGGCAATAACAGTATATATTTTTAGGGCGGCCAAGTTCAGCTGGGTCCTACTTTGGTGTCCCAGTTCCAAGGGCTTTTTATTTAGGAGGTTATGGCCACCACCGACCGTTTCCACTTGGGTATTACCAAGGATTTCCGGTTCCCCAGTACAGGTAATATAATTAATTTCATCACTATTTAGTTTATGTAACATTTTATGTAACAAAACGCTAACATGTCTTGCATTTACTTTTGGAGAGTATAACTGATAATATGGTGTTTGCTACATAAATTAGCTTGTGCATATGGTACCTCCCCTTTCAGATGTTGAAATAATCTGTTCCAGCCATGCTCATGGAATATGATACGACTGTTTAAAAGCCAATAGAAATGCATTCAGTTTTCTGTTTGTTTGTTTTCCTTTTGCAGTTATCCTTCATATGGGACCGAATACATCTCTCCACAGGTTGAAGTGTTAAAAGCTATCAGCTTTTATATTCTTGTGCTGCATAAGACAGTTACACAAACCTTTGCCTAATCTGACAGAGGTTCTTTTTGTAGGGTACATTAAATCCATATCCCGCTCAGCAATATCTTCCTATTTATGGAGTCTCAGCTGCAGCAAACACAGCCAACCAAACATTTAACCAGTTGAATCCATACATTTCTGGTGGGGGCAATGGTTATATGTCGGTTCATAGTTACAACATGCCTGGAAATCAATATGTGCAGCTCACTGGATCAAACTTCAGCAGTGCGTCACCAACAGCTCAACCTTCCTGTCAGACTCCTTTTTTAGTAGGTAATGTTGTATTCATGCCGTGCTGCAGTATATTAGGATCTGTATCTTCTTAAGAAACTATGATATGCTTGGTCCCTTATAGAAAGCTGGAAATTATTTAAGGTTCGTTTCATATTTGTGCATCCTTGATGGTTTTTAGTTTGTGTTCAATGTCACATGCTCATTTTATCCATCATGTTTCTTCTTTGCTTGAGTAGATTTTTGTTCCGACCAAGATTATAGTTGTGCTTGTCTAAATTCGAGATATTTTCATTTATAAATATTTGCTTTATGTTTGTTTACAAATTCATTGTTTTACTAATTATACATGACAAACAATATCTTTAATTTTTTTCGTAACAATTTTCAAGCTAAATTCATAAGGTCCAGACTCCAGAAAGATTGAAAGCATAGAAAATGCTTGGCATAGGCAGATCATTGTTTTTTTTTGCATTCCTAGGGTTTATATAATTGATTCTCTACCATGTGACACCAACCTCTTATGGCCCTTTGTCCTTGAGATTACTTGTACTATATCGGCAGTGTTTGTTTATTTGAGTTGAATAAATCACATGACTTGAACTATATGTACTCAGTAGCCAAGGATAATCATCATGTGAATGCAAATGAAACTGTAGAGGTTTCTCTATGTTTTCTAGGTTTGAGAtttctattttctctattttatgAATAATATTGCATTAATTGGCTTGCAGCGACACCCGTTCCTGCACATCCACACCTAATAATTCCAGCCCCCTCACCCCAGTTTACACAAGCTAGTGGTTCAGACCAAAGAGCAAGCTGAACTGTGCATCCAAGCATTTGTACCTTGAGGTTTGCTTTGTTTGCACGGTTACCATCTTGTTTCCTTTCTGACAATTAGACAACAACTGACTTTAGTGCTTTGGTTCATGGCAGGTACCCTTAGATTGCAGCAGGACTAAAAAGAGCAGTGTTGCTGTATCCACAGCTTTTGTTCTTGCCTGGCAAGAGATCATCCTTGCATTCATAAGGTAAGAACCTTGTCTTTTCTGGGTTTCTACCCTTAAGTATACATAGTTTCATGCATAGATGTTATTTTGCATGTTGTTCTTTGTATGCTAACTGCTGCAGCTGCACCTCATAATCTGCTAAAATACGGAGCTAAGTATTgcttaaaagaaaaagaaagggagATAAGTTCTTATTAGCATGAAAAGTTCTTCAAAAGCAAGAAAATACATGAAATCAAGATGTTCTTCCAAGCAAGAAAATCAGGGTGGGATGCTTATCCAAATTCATTCTGAACAAAATCTAAAGTGCCTTCTTTTTATCTAACTTAATCAGATATTCCATCCGTCCTAATATTTAAGACACAACCATTTTTTAGTCAAGTACCATAATATAAGGCGTGTCTCTAGATATACGTATATCGGTACAATGGTACTAGTGTTGgtagagagaattaaatacatttcttggtctttgaacTGAGATGGTTGCGCCTTATATACTACGATGGAGGGAGTATTTATATTGATTGATAGATGCCCTGCAGAGCTAAATAAACCTTAACTGTATCTGTATCAACACCAGAATGGAAAATTATCAACACTAGAATGGAAAAGTTTTGCATCAGAACTGTGGTTCCTGTACCATGATGCAAATCTTCATTTATTTTTGCCATTCTGTTTTGGGATGTTTCTTCCTTGCAGCCTGACTATTACTGATGGATTATGTTTGTTATGCAAAAACCACAGGTTGTCGTTATCATGGTCAACAGATGTACCTGGAAATCGTGAAGTTGTCCCTATGGATGGGGCAAGTGATCCAAGAGCAAGGGTTGCTCTTGCCTTTCCACTCGGTTTAAATCGTATACGTGTGATGGAGCCAGATGCAGCCTTAATGATCCTGTATCTGACAAGCTCGTGGAAATGTAGCCTATGCTGGAACGGAGTCCAGCATATGTAAGATggattgatccaacgggggattaGCCATCATGGCCTTCAGGTGATTGTTCATCTGAAAATTCATGTTGTGTGCGGTCCTAGTCCCAGTCACTGCGCACAGGGTCTGGTGACCAAAAGTGTATCCAGTTCTGTACAAGCCTGCAGTCATCGTGTTGTCTGCGTGACTGCATCCATCAGCCTTTGGACCTAATATGCAGTCATCATTGTGTTGTTTACACTACTGGTTGTAGCCAGTGATGGTCATTGGTTTGCCCCAGTCTCCCAATTTAAGGTGTGATTTATGTGTGTATTGCTCTGTGTTTGGTGGTTCCAAGCATAGAGCGGTTCTCTTGTACTTCAAAATAAAGCCATTTAATGGGAATCCCATGACGCTGGTGCCAGTGATATGTGCTAGACTGACAATGTGTACCTGTGATTTATGAATTATGACCCTTTTACCGTTCCATTTTATCAAATAAGTTATATCAATGCCTACATTGTCTGATCATCTTGGTAGTGTATGAGCTTTAATTTTCAGTTGATACTACAAAAGGTGGGAGAGGAATGTTGGGGGTTTTTGGCGTTACGGTTGTGGGTAGTAAAAGATGAAGAGAAATTGCTCTCTGGCGTTTGGTTGTGGGTAGTGTTGGTCAGCAACTAGTTGATGTACTTTGGAGTGTGTTTCTGTTGGTGCTTAGTTTAGAGTGTTCCAATTGTGTTTAGACCTGAGCATTTCTCAGGTCAGTTTTGGGTTAGGCCATGACAAATTCCGCCAGGACTAGTTTGATAACCCATTTCTTCGAGAATTTTCATTTTCTCAACGAAAGTTGTTCGTTTTTCTTTTCTCTTATGAAAATAAGAATTCTTTGAAAAAATAGTGTTGACAAACTAGCCCTAATTTCTATGGTTCGGGTCTGTCCGTAGCCTAAGAGCAAGCATAATAATAGACTACAAGTATAATAACAATAGTTTGCGAGAAGGCTAAATATTAATTTGGAggaaagagaagagagaggagccaGCTCAGACAGGAGAACCAAGAAACTCTCAGTCAAACATTAATTAATAATGAAGAACTAACTATTAGGACATATACAACCTATAGCCTCTTGATTGTTTTTTATGTACAAAAGACATCTAAGAAATTGCATCATACAACAGATTGTCTTTAAAATATGTTACATCATAAATGTTGTTACGTGACATTATATATGGAGAGTTGTGTACAGACAGTCACTTTGCGAAGAGCCAGTCTCTTATATTTTTTACATTTAACCCCTAGACCCCTCAAGAGACGTGGGTATTAAATAGGGTTATATATGCCCTTATACCGATGGCCAAAAGGCATGTACAATCTCATTAAGTAGGGGGTATCTAGAGGGTTAAGTGAAAAAAATAAGAGACAAACTCTTAGCGAAGAGCCCGTCTTTTTTTTTTACATTTAACCCCTATACCCCTCAAGGACGTGGGTATTAAATAGGGTTATATATGCCCTTATACCAATGGCCAAAAGGCATGTACAATCTCATTAAGTAGGGAGTATCTAGAGGGTTAAGTGAAAAAAAAATAAGAGACGAACTCTTCGCGAAAAGTCCGGCTTTTATATTTTTTTACATTTAACTCCTAGACCCCTCAAGAGACGTGGGTATTAAATAGGGTTATATATGCTCTTATACCGATGGCCAAAGACATGTACAATCTCATTAAGTAGGGGGTATCTAAAGGGTTACGTGAAAAAAATAAGAGACAAACTCTTAGCGAAGAGCCCGTCTCTTATATTTTTTTACATTTAACCCCTATACCCCTCAAGGACGTGGGTATTAAATAGGGTTATATATGCCCTTATACCAATGGCCAAAAGGCATGTACAATCTCATTAAGTAGGGAGTATCTAGAGGGTTAAGTGAAAAAAAATAAGAGACGGACTCTTCGCGAAGAGTCCGTATCTTATATTTTTTTACATTTAACCCCTAGACCCCTCAAGAGACGTGGGTATTAAATAGGGTTATATATGCCCTTATACCGATGGCCAAAAGGCATGTACAATCTCATTAAGTAGGGGGTATCTAGAGGGTTAAGTGAAAAAATAAGGGACGGACTCTTCGCAAAGATCTCGTCTCTACACGACTCTGTATACATATTGTCTTTTACCTACATCTATGTTGTAGGGACTCTGAGTTATATCATGCAAGTCTGTTGGATGTCTTTTATATTTAGAAAATCACCCTGAGGCTCTAGGTTATACATGCCCTAAGAGCTTGGTTTTAACAATCCTTACCTGCAACAATCGACTATATTATTAGGCTATCTCCAACAACTTATCCATCCCTATCTCTATATTTAAACTTTACTCTGTGAACAATACAATCTACAGTGTAAATAGCGTTAGATGGCTATGGATGAACCACTGAAGAccgtcttagtcttgctctatcAGAAAACATAAACCCTGGCAAGAGCTCTCCTGTAGCCTGACCTGATGGCCTATGAGTCAGCACTGTGGCCCGACGACCAACACTGTCCACAAACAATGGCGGACCCCGCTGCTATGTTTAGGGTGTGCcaggaaaaatataaaaataaaaataaaaattagGGTTCACAACAAGGCTCAAACCTTGACTACCCAGTTCAAGATTTAGC
Proteins encoded:
- the LOC100501435 gene encoding probable RNA-binding protein ARP1-like isoform X3 — translated: MATQQQHAGPASGSASASSSSSGLHLPASPSAFGDTTHTKVFVGGLAWETNSGRLRRFYERFGDILEAVVITDRHSGRSKGYGFVTFREAESARKACEDPTPVIDGRRANCNLASLGRAQHPVHPGRPSSAGSYFGVPVPRAFYLGGYGHHRPFPLGYYQGFPVPQYSYPSYGTEYISPQGTLNPYPAQQYLPIYGVSAAANTANQTFNQLNPYISGGGNGYMSVHSYNMPGNQYVQLTGSNFSSASPTAQPSCQTPFLVGTLRLQQD
- the LOC100501435 gene encoding probable RNA-binding protein ARP1-like isoform X2, encoding MATQQQHAGPASGSASASSSSSGLHLPASPSAFGDTTHTKVFVGGLAWETNSGRLRRFYERFGDILEAVVITDRHSGRSKGYGFVTFREAESARKACEDPTPVIDGRRANCNLASLGRAQHPVHPGRPSSAGSYFGVPVPRAFYLGGYGHHRPFPLGYYQGFPVPQYSYPSYGTEYISPQGTLNPYPAQQYLPIYGVSAAANTANQTFNQLNPYISGGGNGYMSVHSYNMPGNQYVQLTGSNFSSASPTAQPSCQTPFLVATPVPAHPHLIIPAPSPQFTQASGSDQRAS
- the LOC100501435 gene encoding probable RNA-binding protein ARP1-like isoform X1 → MATQQQHAGPASGSASASSSSSGLHLPASPSAFGDTTHTKVFVGGLAWETNSGRLRRFYERFGDILEAVVITDRHSGRSKGYGFVGASRFHFFFAVFFLASRVCVCARWMSCEDVLVFLLSLLPQVTFREAESARKACEDPTPVIDGRRANCNLASLGRAQHPVHPGRPSSAGSYFGVPVPRAFYLGGYGHHRPFPLGYYQGFPVPQYSYPSYGTEYISPQGTLNPYPAQQYLPIYGVSAAANTANQTFNQLNPYISGGGNGYMSVHSYNMPGNQYVQLTGSNFSSASPTAQPSCQTPFLVATPVPAHPHLIIPAPSPQFTQASGSDQRAS